A single window of Flavobacterium sp. 140616W15 DNA harbors:
- a CDS encoding hemolysin family protein, which translates to MSEIALISARKNRLETAAKKGNKSARIALDLANSPNKFLSTVQIGITLIGILTGIYSGDKITMDVEGFVSTFEVLRPYGHSVAVGIVVVVLTFFSLVLGELLPKRIGLNHPEAIAKAVALPMKIISIITAPFIWLLTNSTDFLLNVLQIKPTADGKVTEEEIKAIIKEGTEGGEVQEIEQDIVERVFHIGDRKVNSLMTHRKSVVFLPLDSDKQRVKELILEDLHSIYPVYKENYDDISGVVNLKTIFANIEKEDFSLASIMTDAPFIMEQTTAYKALENFKKTGIHYAFVSDEYGIFQGIITLNDILEALVGDAADFYKDEFQLVEREDGTWLVDGHYSLHDFLTYFELDELINDYEVTTVSGLIMTELSRIPKEGEKLIWQKFELEVIDMDGVKIDKVLIKALKD; encoded by the coding sequence ATGTCGGAAATCGCATTGATTTCGGCAAGGAAGAATAGATTAGAGACAGCAGCAAAAAAGGGAAACAAAAGTGCTAGAATCGCCCTTGATTTGGCAAATTCACCTAATAAGTTTTTGTCGACAGTTCAAATAGGGATTACTTTAATCGGTATTTTGACTGGTATTTACAGTGGTGATAAAATCACGATGGATGTTGAAGGTTTTGTAAGTACGTTTGAAGTTTTACGACCTTATGGACATTCAGTTGCTGTGGGGATAGTAGTTGTGGTTTTGACTTTCTTTTCTCTTGTTTTAGGTGAATTGCTGCCTAAAAGAATTGGATTGAATCATCCTGAAGCTATTGCTAAAGCTGTAGCATTGCCTATGAAGATTATTTCGATCATTACCGCTCCGTTTATTTGGTTATTGACTAATTCGACAGACTTTTTATTAAATGTTTTGCAAATAAAACCGACTGCCGATGGTAAAGTAACCGAAGAAGAAATAAAAGCCATTATTAAAGAAGGAACTGAAGGTGGTGAAGTTCAGGAAATTGAACAAGATATTGTTGAGCGTGTTTTCCATATTGGAGATAGAAAAGTGAATTCGTTAATGACCCACAGAAAGTCAGTAGTTTTCTTGCCTTTAGATTCAGATAAACAGCGTGTAAAAGAATTAATATTAGAAGATTTACACTCCATTTATCCTGTCTATAAAGAGAATTATGATGATATTTCGGGAGTTGTTAATTTGAAGACAATCTTTGCTAATATTGAAAAAGAGGATTTTAGTTTGGCTTCTATAATGACAGATGCGCCTTTTATAATGGAGCAAACTACAGCATATAAAGCATTAGAGAATTTTAAGAAAACGGGTATACATTATGCTTTTGTTTCTGATGAATATGGAATTTTTCAAGGAATTATAACATTAAATGATATTCTGGAAGCTCTTGTAGGAGATGCAGCTGATTTTTATAAAGATGAGTTTCAACTAGTAGAAAGGGAAGATGGAACATGGTTGGTTGATGGGCATTATTCATTACATGATTTCTTAACTTATTTTGAGTTAGACGAATTGATTAATGATTATGAAGTTACAACTGTAAGTGGACTTATTATGACTGAATTATCACGTATTCCTAAAGAAGGAGAAAAGTTGATTTGGCAAAAATTTGAGTTGGAAGTCATCGATATGGATGGCGTTAAGATTGATAAAGTATTAATAAAAGCATTAAAAGATTAA
- the hpt gene encoding hypoxanthine phosphoribosyltransferase — translation MIQLHDKQFVPFISAKEIDFAITKMVAQVQDDFGDEIPIFIGVLNGSFMVVADFLKKYKKHCEVSFIKMASYEGTETSHDVKQLIGLNQDLTGRSVVIIEDIVDTGNTVVELKEMFKKQNVKHLKIATLFFKPEAYKKDVKIDYIGIRIPNKFIVGYGLDYDGLGRNLSEVYQLAE, via the coding sequence ATGATACAACTTCACGATAAACAATTTGTTCCGTTTATTTCGGCTAAAGAAATCGATTTTGCAATTACTAAAATGGTAGCCCAGGTACAAGATGATTTTGGAGATGAAATTCCAATTTTTATCGGTGTACTTAATGGTTCTTTTATGGTTGTTGCCGATTTTTTAAAAAAATATAAAAAACACTGCGAGGTTTCATTTATTAAAATGGCATCTTATGAAGGAACAGAAACATCTCACGATGTTAAACAACTGATAGGGTTAAATCAAGATTTAACTGGGAGATCAGTGGTTATTATTGAGGATATTGTTGACACAGGAAATACTGTAGTTGAACTTAAAGAAATGTTTAAAAAACAAAATGTTAAGCATTTAAAAATAGCTACTTTGTTCTTTAAACCTGAGGCTTATAAAAAAGATGTTAAAATTGATTATATCGGAATTCGAATTCCAAACAAATTTATCGTTGGTTACGGTTTAGACTATGATGGTTTGGGGAGAAATTTGTCTGAAGTATATCAATTAGCAGAATAA
- a CDS encoding DUF1843 domain-containing protein has protein sequence MATVLYGVGIREAIASNDLEKMVAVAEQAKKTIRDQKDLHVALVELLDAIDALKKKK, from the coding sequence ATGGCAACAGTACTTTACGGAGTAGGAATCAGAGAAGCGATAGCTTCAAATGATTTAGAAAAAATGGTTGCAGTAGCTGAGCAAGCTAAGAAAACCATAAGAGATCAAAAAGATTTGCATGTAGCATTGGTAGAATTGCTTGATGCAATTGATGCTTTGAAAAAGAAAAAGTAA
- a CDS encoding DUF1843 domain-containing protein: MGIIMPYGVAIREALVSNDLAKMEAVAKQAKQTIKDQGDLTVALLDLLDAIDSLKRKNKLTCTEKQGGN, encoded by the coding sequence ATGGGAATAATTATGCCATACGGCGTCGCTATTAGAGAAGCTTTAGTATCAAATGATTTGGCTAAGATGGAGGCTGTCGCTAAACAAGCGAAGCAAACCATAAAAGATCAAGGAGATCTAACTGTAGCTCTGCTAGACTTGCTAGACGCAATAGATTCTTTAAAAAGAAAAAATAAACTGACTTGTACAGAGAAACAAGGGGGTAACTGA
- a CDS encoding 5-(carboxyamino)imidazole ribonucleotide synthase: MNYFSSDFKLGILGGGQLGKMLLFDTRKFDIQTYVLDPSDEAPSKIACNKFFQGDLMDFETVYNFGKQVDVLTFEIELVNLEALEKLENEGIKVYPSPKTLRGIQNKGIQKDFYIKNNIPTAPFQRFENLESLKSTVTSSGIEMPFVWKCTEFGYDGNGVKVIRQASDLDSLPNVECIAETMVPFKNELAVIVCRNPSGEIKTYPVVEMEFHPEANQVEYVICPARIDEKVAQKARTIALNVSEKFNHVGLLAVEMFQTQDDEILVNEVAPRPHNSGHYSIEASYTSQFENHLRAILDLPLGNTDSKVAGVMVNLVGAEGFSGNVVYQNIETILGWNGVTPHIYGKKQTRPFRKMGHVTIVNGDMNEARRIAEDVKNTIKVISI, from the coding sequence ATGAATTATTTTTCTTCTGATTTTAAATTAGGAATATTAGGCGGTGGCCAATTAGGCAAAATGCTTCTTTTTGACACACGTAAATTTGACATACAAACCTATGTTTTAGACCCAAGCGATGAAGCTCCAAGCAAAATTGCCTGCAATAAATTCTTTCAAGGTGACCTAATGGACTTTGAAACTGTTTACAATTTCGGAAAACAAGTAGATGTTTTAACTTTCGAAATCGAGCTTGTAAACCTTGAAGCTCTTGAAAAATTAGAAAACGAAGGCATCAAAGTATATCCTTCGCCAAAAACTTTAAGAGGAATCCAGAATAAAGGAATCCAAAAAGATTTTTACATTAAAAATAATATCCCAACTGCTCCTTTTCAAAGATTTGAAAATCTAGAAAGTTTAAAATCTACTGTCACATCGAGCGGAATCGAGATGCCTTTTGTATGGAAATGTACGGAGTTTGGATATGATGGAAATGGTGTAAAAGTTATTCGTCAAGCTTCTGATCTAGATAGTCTGCCTAATGTAGAATGTATTGCTGAAACAATGGTTCCGTTCAAGAATGAACTTGCTGTTATTGTTTGCCGCAATCCATCGGGAGAAATAAAAACATATCCTGTTGTAGAAATGGAATTTCATCCGGAAGCAAATCAGGTAGAATATGTAATTTGTCCTGCTCGAATAGACGAGAAAGTAGCTCAAAAAGCAAGAACAATTGCGCTTAATGTTTCGGAGAAATTTAATCATGTTGGCCTTTTGGCAGTTGAAATGTTCCAAACTCAAGACGATGAAATCTTAGTAAACGAAGTTGCTCCACGCCCTCACAATTCTGGACATTATTCTATCGAAGCAAGTTATACTTCACAATTCGAAAACCACTTACGCGCCATTCTAGATCTTCCGTTAGGGAATACTGATAGTAAAGTAGCTGGTGTTATGGTAAACTTGGTTGGAGCTGAAGGATTTTCTGGTAACGTAGTTTATCAAAATATCGAAACTATTTTAGGATGGAATGGTGTAACACCACATATTTACGGTAAAAAACAAACCCGCCCTTTCAGAAAAATGGGTCACGTTACAATCGTAAATGGTGACATGAATGAAGCAAGACGAATCGCTGAGGATGTTAAGAACACTATTAAAGTAATTAGTATATAG
- a CDS encoding adenylate kinase, with product MINIVLFGKPGAGKGTQAEFLKEKYKLTHLSTGDIFRFNLKNDTDLGKKARVFMDNGELVPCEVTTAMLIDEVKKHPDTAGFLFDGYPRTLDQAAALDQFLPTIGTSVTATIALEADDEILVARLLERGKTSGRADDQDEEKIRVRYQEYNEKTAPLIGYYKEQNKFYAVNGIGSIEEITERLTSVIDNL from the coding sequence ATGATTAATATTGTTTTATTTGGAAAACCTGGTGCAGGAAAAGGAACTCAGGCAGAATTTTTAAAAGAAAAATACAAATTAACACATCTTTCAACTGGAGATATCTTTCGTTTTAATTTAAAAAATGATACAGATTTAGGTAAGAAAGCTAGAGTTTTTATGGATAATGGTGAATTAGTACCATGTGAAGTAACTACTGCAATGTTAATTGATGAAGTAAAAAAACACCCAGATACAGCAGGATTTTTATTTGATGGTTATCCTAGAACACTAGATCAGGCAGCAGCATTAGATCAGTTTTTACCAACTATTGGTACAAGCGTTACTGCAACAATTGCTTTAGAAGCTGATGATGAAATTCTAGTAGCTCGTTTATTAGAAAGAGGAAAAACAAGTGGAAGAGCTGATGATCAGGATGAAGAAAAAATTCGCGTAAGATATCAGGAATATAACGAAAAAACGGCTCCATTAATTGGATATTATAAAGAGCAAAATAAATTTTACGCTGTAAATGGCATCGGGTCTATTGAAGAAATAACGGAGCGTTTGACAAGTGTAATTGATAATTTGTAA
- a CDS encoding radical SAM/SPASM domain-containing protein: protein MDKTSARYRVRDDYETATPVHVVWEITLACNLKCSHCGSRAGKVRPGELTTEQCFGVIDSLKRLGTREISIIGGEAFLRKDWLEIIERIHQSGIECSMQSGAYNLNEERIIDAKKAGINNIGVSIDGMPDTHNKIRGRRDSFEHAVNCLQLLKKHNITSSVNTVITKRSKNELNELLDVLIENDVKNWQIQLAVAMGNAVDNSDELIVQPYELIDFYDDLIVIYRKALAHNILIQAGNNIGYFGPYEHIWRQGNEKYYTGCSAGHTGIGIEADGKIKGCPSLPTSAYTGGNVKDMELEDIWKYSQEMVFSRYRNKEELWGGCKGCYYESSCLAGCTWTSHVLFGKRGNNPFCHHRALELQKKGLKERIRKIQEAPGVSFDMGLFEIIVEDENGVIVEIQSPNSETPILVPDNTIRVPRIPKALKLCSGCDNYVYEEETICSFCNADVQKVNDEYAVKMEKAKQTLEKLEMLMMK from the coding sequence ATGGACAAGACTTCGGCACGATACAGAGTAAGAGATGATTATGAAACAGCTACTCCAGTTCATGTAGTGTGGGAAATTACTTTAGCATGTAATTTGAAATGCTCACATTGCGGATCTAGAGCTGGAAAAGTAAGACCTGGAGAATTAACTACGGAACAATGTTTTGGTGTTATTGATAGTCTTAAACGTCTTGGTACAAGAGAGATTTCTATTATTGGTGGAGAAGCTTTTTTGAGAAAAGACTGGCTTGAAATTATCGAAAGAATACATCAAAGTGGGATTGAATGTTCTATGCAGTCTGGTGCATATAATTTAAACGAAGAACGAATCATTGATGCAAAAAAAGCAGGAATAAATAATATAGGTGTTTCCATCGATGGGATGCCTGATACACATAATAAAATAAGAGGAAGAAGAGATTCTTTTGAACATGCTGTTAATTGCTTACAACTGCTAAAAAAACACAATATAACTTCTAGTGTAAATACAGTAATTACTAAAAGAAGCAAAAATGAGCTGAATGAACTCTTAGATGTTCTAATAGAAAATGATGTAAAGAACTGGCAAATACAACTTGCTGTTGCTATGGGTAATGCTGTGGATAATTCAGATGAGTTAATAGTTCAGCCTTATGAATTAATTGATTTTTACGATGACCTTATTGTAATATACAGAAAAGCCTTAGCACATAATATTTTAATACAGGCAGGAAATAACATTGGTTATTTTGGACCGTATGAACATATTTGGAGGCAGGGTAATGAAAAATATTATACAGGATGCTCTGCAGGACATACAGGAATAGGAATTGAGGCTGATGGTAAAATTAAAGGTTGCCCTTCATTACCAACAAGCGCTTATACAGGAGGTAATGTAAAAGATATGGAGTTGGAAGACATATGGAAGTATAGTCAAGAAATGGTTTTTTCAAGATATAGAAATAAAGAAGAATTGTGGGGTGGTTGTAAAGGCTGTTATTATGAATCTTCTTGTTTGGCTGGCTGTACATGGACAAGTCATGTGTTGTTTGGGAAGAGAGGTAATAATCCTTTTTGTCATCATCGCGCTTTAGAATTACAAAAGAAAGGCCTTAAGGAGCGAATAAGAAAAATACAAGAAGCACCAGGCGTATCTTTTGATATGGGACTTTTTGAAATTATAGTTGAAGATGAAAATGGAGTAATAGTAGAGATACAATCACCAAATAGTGAAACTCCCATTCTAGTTCCTGATAATACAATTCGGGTTCCAAGAATCCCCAAAGCACTTAAGTTGTGCAGCGGATGTGATAATTATGTTTATGAAGAAGAAACTATTTGCAGTTTTTGTAATGCTGATGTTCAAAAAGTAAATGATGAATATGCAGTTAAAATGGAAAAAGCAAAGCAAACGTTGGAAAAGTTAGAAATGTTAATGATGAAATAA
- a CDS encoding M3 family metallopeptidase yields MSVLLSKFTNKHNTAPFSQIKIEDYVPAFQEGIALAKAEIDAIVNNPEAPTFENTVVAMDFSGDILDRLSSIFFNLNSAETSDEMQKIAQEVSPLLSEFGNDITLNAALFAKIKAVYDQKESLNLNPEQTTLLDKKYKSFSRNGANLPEDKKDQLREIDKELSKLSLQFGENVLAETNAFELHLTNESDLAGLPEGTIEAARSLAKSQEKEGWIFTLDHPSYVPFMTYADNRELRKKLAIAFGAKAFQNNEFDNQEIVLKIVKLRFERANLLGYKTHAHFVLEERMAENPEKVFSFSNDLLAKAKPAAKKEFAQLTAFAKELDGIEQLEKWDGAYYSEKLKQQLFNLDDEKLKPYFQLEKVLNGAFTIAGKLYGLTFTEVFDIDKYHEEVMTYEVTNDKNELVSIFYADFFPRKGKRNGAWMTSFKHQYKKDGVNERPHISNVCNFTKPTETKPSLLTFNEVTTLFHEFGHGLHGMLADTTYPSLSGTSVYWDFVELPSQIMENWCYEPEALALFANHYETGEIIPMEYVNKIKESASFQEGLATLRQLSFGLLDMAWHGQDPTAITDLKTFETEQFKDTQLYPDVKENAMSTAFSHIFQGGYSSGYYSYKWAEVLDADAFEYFQEKGIFNKEVATKFKDNVLSKGGTEHPMILYKRFRGQEPKPEALLKRAGLI; encoded by the coding sequence ATGAGCGTTTTACTTTCAAAATTTACAAACAAGCATAATACAGCACCTTTTTCGCAAATTAAAATCGAAGACTACGTTCCTGCATTTCAGGAAGGAATTGCTTTGGCGAAAGCCGAAATTGATGCAATTGTTAACAATCCCGAAGCGCCAACTTTTGAAAATACAGTTGTAGCAATGGATTTTTCAGGTGACATTTTAGATCGTCTTTCGAGTATTTTTTTCAACTTAAACTCAGCGGAAACGAGCGACGAAATGCAAAAAATCGCTCAGGAAGTTTCTCCATTATTATCTGAATTTGGAAATGACATTACACTAAACGCTGCATTATTTGCCAAGATAAAAGCCGTTTATGACCAAAAAGAAAGTCTAAATCTTAATCCTGAACAAACGACACTTCTTGACAAAAAATACAAGAGCTTTTCTAGAAACGGAGCTAATTTACCCGAAGATAAAAAAGATCAATTAAGAGAAATCGACAAAGAATTATCTAAATTGAGTTTGCAGTTTGGCGAGAATGTTTTAGCTGAAACAAATGCTTTCGAATTGCATCTAACAAATGAAAGTGATCTTGCAGGATTACCTGAAGGAACTATCGAAGCAGCTCGTTCATTGGCCAAAAGCCAAGAAAAAGAAGGGTGGATTTTTACTCTAGATCATCCAAGCTATGTTCCGTTTATGACCTATGCTGATAATCGTGAATTGCGTAAAAAACTAGCAATCGCTTTTGGAGCAAAAGCATTTCAAAATAATGAATTTGACAATCAGGAAATTGTGCTTAAAATCGTAAAATTACGTTTTGAAAGAGCCAATTTGCTCGGATATAAAACACACGCTCATTTTGTTCTCGAAGAACGTATGGCTGAAAACCCTGAAAAAGTATTCTCTTTTTCTAATGATTTATTGGCTAAAGCAAAACCTGCTGCCAAAAAAGAATTTGCTCAACTTACTGCTTTTGCAAAAGAGTTGGACGGAATTGAGCAATTAGAAAAATGGGATGGTGCTTACTATTCGGAGAAATTAAAACAACAGCTTTTTAATCTGGATGACGAAAAACTAAAACCATATTTTCAATTAGAGAAAGTACTTAACGGTGCTTTCACAATTGCAGGAAAACTATACGGACTTACTTTTACAGAAGTATTTGATATTGACAAATACCATGAAGAGGTAATGACTTATGAAGTTACAAATGATAAAAACGAATTAGTTTCAATCTTCTACGCCGACTTTTTTCCAAGAAAAGGAAAGAGAAATGGTGCCTGGATGACATCGTTTAAACATCAATATAAAAAAGATGGCGTAAACGAAAGACCGCATATTTCGAACGTTTGTAATTTTACAAAACCAACTGAAACAAAACCTTCATTATTGACTTTTAATGAAGTAACAACTTTGTTTCACGAATTTGGTCACGGATTACACGGAATGTTAGCTGATACAACTTACCCAAGTTTATCTGGAACATCAGTTTATTGGGATTTTGTAGAATTACCAAGTCAGATTATGGAAAACTGGTGCTACGAGCCTGAGGCTTTAGCTTTATTTGCGAACCACTATGAAACTGGAGAAATTATTCCGATGGAATATGTAAATAAAATCAAAGAGAGTGCAAGTTTTCAAGAAGGTTTAGCAACGTTACGTCAGTTAAGTTTTGGACTATTAGACATGGCTTGGCACGGGCAAGATCCAACTGCAATCACTGATTTAAAAACATTTGAAACGGAGCAATTTAAAGACACTCAATTATATCCTGATGTGAAAGAAAATGCAATGAGTACTGCTTTTTCACATATTTTTCAAGGAGGATATTCTTCTGGATATTACAGCTACAAATGGGCAGAAGTTCTAGATGCCGATGCATTTGAATACTTTCAGGAAAAAGGGATTTTCAATAAGGAGGTTGCAACTAAGTTTAAAGACAATGTCCTTTCAAAAGGAGGAACGGAACATCCAATGATTTTATACAAACGTTTTAGAGGTCAAGAACCAAAACCTGAAGCTTTATTAAAAAGAGCAGGATTGATTTAA
- a CDS encoding outer membrane beta-barrel protein: protein MKKLLLCVALVVSAMATAQKGTILVGGNVEYSSDKIGDVKNESFDFSPTFGYQFSENWTAGVNATVGSIHKEGSKSDNQKIGGFVRYSRPLSETFAIFADIGSGYQQNSINDAKGMYAYITPALFINMKQGFGLNFSIGGFNYDNIDGKNDPRREKIGFNFGKTLNIGISKNFTL from the coding sequence ATGAAAAAATTATTACTATGTGTAGCATTAGTAGTTTCTGCTATGGCTACTGCGCAAAAAGGGACAATTCTTGTAGGAGGAAATGTTGAATATTCTTCTGATAAAATTGGAGATGTAAAAAACGAATCATTTGATTTCTCACCTACATTCGGTTACCAATTCTCAGAAAACTGGACTGCAGGGGTAAATGCAACAGTTGGTAGCATACACAAAGAGGGATCAAAATCAGACAACCAAAAGATTGGTGGTTTTGTTCGTTACTCTAGACCTCTTAGCGAAACATTTGCAATTTTTGCAGACATAGGATCAGGTTATCAACAAAATTCTATAAATGATGCAAAAGGAATGTATGCTTATATTACTCCTGCATTATTCATAAACATGAAACAAGGGTTTGGTTTAAACTTTTCTATCGGTGGATTCAACTACGATAACATAGATGGTAAAAACGATCCTAGAAGAGAAAAAATTGGATTCAATTTTGGAAAAACATTAAACATTGGTATTTCTAAAAACTTTACTTTGTAA
- a CDS encoding DUF1842 domain-containing protein encodes MSNLLVGAYLAQGTIGNVGIPGAPIARFSLVVVPSQHSVTGTVVITQAIQGPDSHIVVPVTGKIYATGLGKYTKVVSLNGQYVHHVTPPAIGAFLANFDAAFAIDNSWNGIGGFSYYNHTIEDVPVKALAVLKEELA; translated from the coding sequence ATGTCAAATTTATTAGTAGGTGCTTATTTAGCACAAGGCACAATCGGAAATGTTGGAATACCAGGTGCTCCAATCGCAAGATTTAGTTTAGTAGTAGTACCATCTCAGCATTCTGTGACAGGTACTGTAGTAATTACTCAGGCTATACAAGGTCCTGATAGCCATATCGTTGTTCCGGTAACAGGAAAAATATATGCAACAGGGCTTGGAAAGTATACAAAAGTAGTTAGTCTTAATGGACAATATGTGCATCATGTAACTCCTCCAGCTATAGGTGCATTTTTAGCCAATTTTGATGCTGCATTTGCTATTGATAATAGTTGGAATGGAATTGGAGGATTTTCATACTATAATCATACAATTGAAGACGTACCAGTAAAAGCTTTAGCAGTTCTAAAAGAAGAATTGGCATAA
- the obgE gene encoding GTPase ObgE translates to MTEGNFVDYVKIFVSSGKGGKGSTHLHREKFIEKGGPDGGDGGRGGHVFLVGNKGLWTLFHLKFARHIKAGHGGDGGGDRSTGADGDDKFIEVPLGTVVKDKETGEVLFEITEHGEKQILSKGGKGGLGNWHFRSSTNQTPRYAQPGLPGVEMDVILELKVLADVGLVGFPNAGKSTLLSVLTSAKPKIADYPFTTLKPNLGIVAYRDFQSFVIADIPGIIEGAAEGKGLGHYFLRHIERNSTLLFLVPVDTPDIKAEYDILVNELTKYNPEMLDKERLLVISKCDMLDDELKAELKVELDVAFKDTPYMFISSVAQQGLQELKDKLWKMLND, encoded by the coding sequence ATGACAGAGGGAAATTTTGTAGATTACGTTAAAATATTTGTTTCTTCCGGTAAAGGAGGAAAAGGTTCAACGCATTTACATAGAGAGAAATTCATTGAAAAAGGTGGTCCAGATGGTGGAGATGGAGGACGTGGTGGTCATGTTTTTTTGGTAGGGAATAAAGGACTTTGGACTTTGTTTCATTTAAAATTTGCTCGTCACATTAAAGCTGGCCACGGTGGAGATGGTGGAGGAGACAGAAGTACTGGAGCTGATGGTGATGATAAGTTTATTGAAGTGCCATTAGGAACAGTTGTTAAAGATAAAGAAACGGGTGAAGTTTTATTTGAAATTACTGAACACGGAGAAAAACAAATTCTTTCTAAAGGTGGTAAAGGAGGATTAGGGAACTGGCATTTTAGAAGTTCAACTAATCAAACACCGAGATATGCGCAACCAGGTTTGCCAGGAGTAGAGATGGATGTAATCTTAGAGCTTAAAGTTCTTGCTGATGTTGGTTTAGTTGGTTTCCCAAATGCAGGTAAATCTACTTTGTTGTCAGTTTTAACTTCTGCGAAACCTAAAATTGCTGATTATCCGTTTACGACATTAAAGCCTAATTTAGGAATTGTAGCTTACAGAGATTTTCAATCTTTTGTAATTGCAGATATTCCGGGTATTATCGAAGGAGCAGCAGAAGGAAAAGGATTAGGACATTATTTCTTACGTCATATTGAACGTAATTCGACTTTGTTGTTCTTAGTTCCAGTTGATACTCCTGATATTAAAGCGGAGTATGATATTTTGGTAAATGAATTAACAAAGTATAATCCAGAAATGTTAGATAAAGAACGTTTGTTGGTAATATCTAAATGTGATATGCTAGATGACGAGCTTAAAGCTGAGCTTAAAGTAGAGCTTGACGTGGCTTTTAAAGATACTCCTTATATGTTTATTTCTTCTGTAGCCCAACAAGGTTTACAAGAGCTTAAAGATAAATTGTGGAAAATGTTGAATGATTAA